Proteins encoded in a region of the Vicia villosa cultivar HV-30 ecotype Madison, WI linkage group LG5, Vvil1.0, whole genome shotgun sequence genome:
- the LOC131604538 gene encoding repetitive proline-rich cell wall protein 2-like: MASLTFLVLLLLALVIPQGFANYEKPPIYQPPVKTPPIYKPPVEKPPVYKPPVEKPPVYKPPVEKPPVYKPPVEKPPVYKPPVEKPPVYKPPTEKPPVYKPPVEKPPVYKPPVEKPPVYKPPVEKPPTYKAPVEKPPVYKPPVGYQPPVYTPPPY; this comes from the coding sequence ATGGCTTCCTTAACCTTCCTAGTGTTACTCCTTCTTGCTCTTGTCATTCCTCAAGGGTTTGCCAACTATGAGAAACCTCCGATTTATCAACCACCGGTGAAAACACCTCCAATCTACAAGCCACCAGTAGAGAAACCTCCTGTTTACAAACCACCTGTTGAGAAGCCTCCTGTATACAAACCACCAGTAGAGAAGCCACCCGTGTATAAGCCACCCGTTGAGAAACCTCCTGTTTACAAACCTCCTGTTGAAAAACCTCCTGTTTACAAGCCACCTACAGAAAAGCCACCAGTATACAAACCACCAGTTGAGAAACCTCCGGTGTACAAGCCACCAGTAGAAAAGCCTCCTGTGTACAAGCCTCCAGTTGAAAAGCCTCCAACATACAAGGCACCAGTTGAGAAACCTCCGGTTTATAAGCCACCGGTTGGGTATCAGCCACCAGTTTACACTCCTCCTCCGTATTAG